In a genomic window of Meleagris gallopavo isolate NT-WF06-2002-E0010 breed Aviagen turkey brand Nicholas breeding stock chromosome 1, Turkey_5.1, whole genome shotgun sequence:
- the LDHB gene encoding L-lactate dehydrogenase B chain isoform X2 encodes MATLKEKLITPVAAGSAVPNNKITVVGVGQVGMACAISILGKGLCDELALVDVLEDKLKGEMMDLQHGSLFLQTHKIVADKDYAVTANSKIVVVTAGVRQQEGESRLNLVQRNVNVFKFIVPQIVKYSPNCTILVVSNPVDILTYVTWKLSGLPKHRVIGSGCNLDTARFRYLMAERLDIHPTSCHGWILGEHGDSSVAVWSGVNVAGVSLQELNPAMGTDKDSENWKEVHKQVVESAYEVIRLKGYTNWAIGLSVAELCETMLKNLCRVHSVSTLVKGMYGIENDVFLSLPCVLSASGLTSVINQKLKDDEVAQLKKSADTLWSIQKDLKDL; translated from the exons ATGGCGACCCTGAAGGAGAAGCTGATCACCCCCGTGGCCGCGGGCAGCGCGGTCCCCAACAACAAGATCACCGTGGTGGGGGTCGGGCAGGTGGGGATGGCGTGTGCCATCAGCATCCTCGGCAAG gGTCTTTGTGATGAGCTTGCTTTGGTTGATGTTTTGGAAGACAAactaaaaggagaaatgatGGATCTACAGCATGGGAGCTTGTTCCTTCAGACTCATAAGATTGTGGCAGACAAAG ATTATGCTGTCACAGCCAACTCGAAGATTGTGGTAGTAACTGCGGGTGTTCGTCAGCAAGAGGGGGAGAGTCGTCTCAACCTGGTTCAGAGGAATGTGAACGTCTTCAAATTCATCGTTCCTCAGATTGTGAAATACAGCCCCAATTGCACCATCCTTGTGGTTTCCAACCCAG TGGATATATTAACCTATGTCACATGGAAGCTGAGTGGCCTGCCAAAGCACCGTGTGATTGGAAGTGGCTGCAATCTAGACACAGCTAGATTCCGCTACCTGATGGCTGAGAGACTTGATATCCACCCAACCAGCTGCCATGGCTGGATCTTAGGAGAACATGGTGATTCTAGTG TGGCTGTTTGGAGCGGAGTTAATGTGGCAGGTGTTTCTCTCCAGGAGCTGAATCCTGCCATGGGAACTGACAAAGACAGTGAGAACTGGAAGGAAGTCCACAAGCAGGTTGTTGAAAG TGCCTATGAGGTAATCAGACTCAAGGGTTATACAAACTGGGCCATTGGCCTTAGCGTTGCTGAGCTCTGTGAGACGATGCTGAAGAACTTGTGCCGAGTTCATTCTGTGTCAACACTGGTAAAG GGCATGTATGGCATTGAGAACGATGTCTTCCTGAGCCTGCCTTGTGTCCTGAGTGCCTCTGGATTGACAAGTGTCATCAACCAAAAGCTGAAGGATGATGAAGTGGCTCAGCTGAAGAAGAGTGCAGACACATTGTGGAGCATCCAGAAAGATCTTAAGGATCTGTAA
- the LDHB gene encoding L-lactate dehydrogenase B chain isoform X1, producing MPYCLISERLRVPSKGCLIYLKLLLSDCITAVSRAVYETKNQGSNWRLPCIFFFLFFLAILKLLSLNKARAKCGLCDELALVDVLEDKLKGEMMDLQHGSLFLQTHKIVADKDYAVTANSKIVVVTAGVRQQEGESRLNLVQRNVNVFKFIVPQIVKYSPNCTILVVSNPVDILTYVTWKLSGLPKHRVIGSGCNLDTARFRYLMAERLDIHPTSCHGWILGEHGDSSVAVWSGVNVAGVSLQELNPAMGTDKDSENWKEVHKQVVESAYEVIRLKGYTNWAIGLSVAELCETMLKNLCRVHSVSTLVKGMYGIENDVFLSLPCVLSASGLTSVINQKLKDDEVAQLKKSADTLWSIQKDLKDL from the exons ATGCCCTACTGTCTCATCTCTGAACGATTACGGGTGCCTTCCAAGGGCTGCTTGATTTACCTTAAGCTGCTCTTGTCTGATTGCATAACTGCTGTGTCCAGAGCAGTGTATGAAACTAAAAATCAGGGCTCTAACTGGAGGTTaccctgcatttttttttttcttttctttttggcaatTCTTAAGCTGCTGTCTTTGAACAAAGCAAGGGCTAAATGT gGTCTTTGTGATGAGCTTGCTTTGGTTGATGTTTTGGAAGACAAactaaaaggagaaatgatGGATCTACAGCATGGGAGCTTGTTCCTTCAGACTCATAAGATTGTGGCAGACAAAG ATTATGCTGTCACAGCCAACTCGAAGATTGTGGTAGTAACTGCGGGTGTTCGTCAGCAAGAGGGGGAGAGTCGTCTCAACCTGGTTCAGAGGAATGTGAACGTCTTCAAATTCATCGTTCCTCAGATTGTGAAATACAGCCCCAATTGCACCATCCTTGTGGTTTCCAACCCAG TGGATATATTAACCTATGTCACATGGAAGCTGAGTGGCCTGCCAAAGCACCGTGTGATTGGAAGTGGCTGCAATCTAGACACAGCTAGATTCCGCTACCTGATGGCTGAGAGACTTGATATCCACCCAACCAGCTGCCATGGCTGGATCTTAGGAGAACATGGTGATTCTAGTG TGGCTGTTTGGAGCGGAGTTAATGTGGCAGGTGTTTCTCTCCAGGAGCTGAATCCTGCCATGGGAACTGACAAAGACAGTGAGAACTGGAAGGAAGTCCACAAGCAGGTTGTTGAAAG TGCCTATGAGGTAATCAGACTCAAGGGTTATACAAACTGGGCCATTGGCCTTAGCGTTGCTGAGCTCTGTGAGACGATGCTGAAGAACTTGTGCCGAGTTCATTCTGTGTCAACACTGGTAAAG GGCATGTATGGCATTGAGAACGATGTCTTCCTGAGCCTGCCTTGTGTCCTGAGTGCCTCTGGATTGACAAGTGTCATCAACCAAAAGCTGAAGGATGATGAAGTGGCTCAGCTGAAGAAGAGTGCAGACACATTGTGGAGCATCCAGAAAGATCTTAAGGATCTGTAA